A window of the Aquimarina spinulae genome harbors these coding sequences:
- a CDS encoding alpha/beta hydrolase, producing MEVLKTKVFFYIASFLFCFVASAQLKSDSLKIEEFIYDNKEQLKIYRILPSDFNSDKEYPAIVIFHGGGWSMGEAAWGFSSAKHYASKGIVAFSVQYRLQNLDKNITPYESVLDAQRAIRWVRKNATEFSIHKNKIAAYGWSAGAHLAACSAVFDNLNASNEEISSAPNLLLLKSPALSLLQYQNFQKRLLDKINVENISPAEFVSKKTPPTIIVIGRDDTVTPLKGSELFKKNMDKHSNECELIIYDGVGHLFTPSSEPDDGWPNPDEKIRLDAQKKMDIFLKKHKYIQ from the coding sequence ATGGAAGTTTTAAAAACAAAAGTATTTTTCTACATCGCTAGTTTTCTTTTTTGCTTTGTAGCAAGTGCACAACTAAAATCGGATTCTTTAAAAATAGAGGAGTTTATTTACGACAATAAAGAACAATTAAAAATCTATCGTATTCTTCCTTCAGATTTTAATTCTGATAAGGAATATCCTGCCATTGTAATATTTCATGGGGGTGGATGGTCTATGGGAGAAGCTGCTTGGGGGTTTAGTAGTGCTAAACATTACGCAAGCAAAGGTATTGTAGCCTTTTCTGTACAATACAGGCTGCAAAATTTAGATAAAAATATTACCCCGTATGAATCAGTACTAGATGCACAACGTGCTATAAGATGGGTTCGAAAAAACGCAACTGAATTTTCTATTCATAAAAATAAAATAGCGGCTTATGGTTGGTCTGCAGGTGCTCATCTTGCTGCATGTTCAGCTGTTTTTGATAACTTAAATGCTTCTAATGAAGAAATATCTAGTGCGCCCAATTTATTACTTTTAAAATCCCCAGCACTTTCTTTGCTTCAATATCAAAATTTTCAAAAAAGATTACTTGATAAAATCAATGTAGAGAATATTTCTCCAGCAGAATTTGTATCTAAAAAGACTCCGCCAACAATAATCGTAATTGGAAGAGACGATACTGTAACTCCACTGAAAGGTTCTGAACTGTTTAAGAAAAATATGGATAAACATTCTAATGAATGTGAATTGATTATATATGATGGAGTAGGACACTTATTTACACCTTCATCAGAACCTGACGATGGATGGCCAAACCCTGATGAAAAAATCAGACTTGATGCTCAAAAGAAAATGGATATCTTTTTAAAAAAACACAAATACATCCAATAA
- a CDS encoding serine hydrolase domain-containing protein: protein MKKSIIFLLVISLFSCKESKENNDQRSTIQDPSVAQREAVVNNLTPFYYLKGKAKIQNVEDLMSKYKVPGLRIVFVDEGKISWSKNYGYANLKDSIKIDDKTVFTGASLGKPITAMAALSLVEQGVLDLDEDVNSKLKGWKVPTNKFTKKGKVTVRRLIGHTSGFNRYYGPNYMPYETIPTIEQTLRGEQPSKHPAAKLVAVPGSKYIYSNPGYLILEKLLEDVTDKKFENIIDDLVFVPSEMKSSSFEQPISKRLMARKATGYSENLQPQPYNIITFKAAGGIWTTPDDLARFTYTLLNDHAKGTHKLISQDMTNKVFNKGGNLEKLGFTLLNWNNDVDDIAFRHTGQNYGFTSVIFGSVNKEQAVIIMANGVNTQDLFNHIQRAVAKEYDWDYFQPTEYESFDIGDKNLNGYAGQYDWRNHFVVITNEHNVLFIQIDNERHQLIPVDENTFLAPDISLLIIFPKKPGGNLIFLDRNGDYSRVSKSHQ, encoded by the coding sequence TTGAAAAAATCAATCATTTTCCTACTCGTTATTTCTTTGTTTTCTTGCAAAGAATCAAAAGAAAACAATGACCAAAGAAGCACTATACAAGACCCTTCAGTCGCACAACGGGAAGCCGTGGTTAATAACTTGACACCCTTTTATTATTTAAAAGGAAAAGCCAAGATTCAAAACGTTGAAGACCTGATGTCGAAATATAAGGTGCCAGGACTTCGCATTGTTTTTGTAGATGAAGGCAAAATTTCTTGGTCAAAGAATTACGGATATGCAAACCTTAAAGATTCAATCAAAATTGATGATAAAACAGTATTCACAGGAGCTTCATTAGGGAAACCTATCACAGCTATGGCGGCATTGAGTCTAGTAGAACAAGGCGTTTTAGACCTAGACGAAGATGTTAATAGTAAACTTAAAGGATGGAAAGTACCGACCAATAAATTTACCAAAAAAGGAAAAGTTACAGTTCGTAGACTTATTGGACATACTTCAGGATTTAACAGATATTATGGACCCAATTATATGCCTTATGAAACCATACCAACCATTGAGCAAACTTTAAGAGGGGAACAACCATCCAAACATCCTGCTGCAAAATTAGTTGCTGTACCTGGTTCAAAATACATTTATTCTAATCCTGGATATTTAATTTTAGAAAAATTATTAGAAGATGTAACTGATAAAAAGTTTGAAAATATCATAGACGATTTGGTTTTTGTACCGTCTGAAATGAAAAGCAGCTCATTTGAACAACCGATCTCTAAACGACTTATGGCTAGAAAAGCTACAGGGTATTCAGAAAATTTACAACCGCAACCTTATAATATTATTACGTTTAAAGCTGCTGGAGGTATATGGACAACTCCAGACGATTTAGCGAGATTTACATATACATTGCTTAACGATCATGCCAAAGGGACTCATAAACTCATCTCTCAAGACATGACCAATAAGGTATTCAATAAAGGGGGTAACCTTGAGAAACTTGGATTTACACTATTGAATTGGAATAATGATGTAGATGATATTGCTTTTAGGCATACAGGGCAAAATTATGGCTTTACCTCAGTCATTTTTGGATCTGTGAATAAAGAACAAGCGGTGATTATCATGGCAAATGGTGTAAATACTCAAGATTTATTCAACCACATACAAAGAGCTGTAGCTAAAGAATATGATTGGGATTATTTTCAACCAACAGAGTATGAGTCTTTTGATATTGGTGACAAGAACCTTAATGGATATGCAGGTCAATACGATTGGAGAAATCATTTCGTTGTGATTACCAACGAACACAATGTATTGTTTATTCAAATTGATAATGAAAGACACCAGCTTATTCCTGTGGATGAAAATACTTTTTTAGCACCTGACATATCACTTCTTATTATATTTCCTAAAAAACCAGGAGGGAATTTAATTTTCTTAGATAGGAATGGTGATTACTCTCGAGTAAGCAAATCACACCAATAA